A single window of Psychromonas ingrahamii 37 DNA harbors:
- a CDS encoding dienelactone hydrolase family protein, translating to MRLLIYIILGFLLMPLANASGEYVSYQVAGKSYQGYFVNPSPNAPLILLIHDWDGLTDYEVKRAEMLADLGYAVFAADLFGEGIRPTEVKDKKQHTGELYKDRAKMRALMKGAYESAVAKGALANNTVVMGYCFGGAAVLELARSGFDVKGFVTFHGGLQTPEGQDYKKTKGKLLILHGSADTAIPMEQFASLTQQLEESGIEHEMTTYSGAPHAFTVFGTESYREDADNKSWKRFIEFLDDTLK from the coding sequence ATGCGTTTATTAATTTATATCATCCTTGGATTTTTATTGATGCCCTTGGCCAATGCAAGCGGAGAATACGTTAGCTATCAAGTTGCCGGTAAATCCTATCAAGGTTATTTTGTTAATCCATCCCCAAATGCCCCCCTTATATTACTGATCCATGATTGGGATGGTTTGACCGATTACGAAGTCAAACGTGCTGAAATGTTGGCGGACTTAGGCTATGCGGTCTTTGCAGCGGATCTATTTGGTGAAGGGATAAGACCAACAGAGGTGAAAGATAAAAAACAACACACGGGTGAATTATATAAAGATAGAGCGAAAATGCGTGCATTGATGAAAGGCGCCTACGAGTCTGCTGTTGCTAAAGGTGCGCTTGCTAATAATACCGTCGTGATGGGTTATTGTTTTGGCGGGGCAGCAGTATTGGAATTAGCGCGTTCAGGGTTCGATGTTAAAGGTTTTGTCACTTTTCATGGTGGATTGCAAACACCGGAAGGTCAAGATTACAAAAAGACTAAAGGCAAATTATTAATATTACATGGCAGTGCGGATACGGCTATTCCGATGGAACAATTTGCCTCACTTACTCAGCAATTAGAAGAAAGTGGCATCGAGCATGAAATGACCACATACAGTGGAGCACCTCACGCTTTTACGGTTTTTGGCACTGAATCTTACCGTGAAGATGCCGATAATAAATCGTGGAAAAGATTTATTGAGTTTCTTGATGACACGCTTAAATAA
- a CDS encoding Hsp20/alpha crystallin family protein, which produces MNIVPRSQWLSPEHVFDDFFALNKLKGKEGYFEPRVDIIEKDDQYVFVAELPGVDKEDINVQLQDGLLTIEAKVHEEKESEVDNVIKKEIRSGFFSRSINVGKNIKEEEIKAELVNGLLKLTAPKAKPAGHEVHKIEIS; this is translated from the coding sequence ATGAACATAGTACCAAGAAGCCAATGGTTAAGCCCAGAACATGTTTTCGACGATTTTTTTGCCTTAAACAAACTAAAAGGCAAAGAGGGTTATTTTGAACCTCGCGTAGATATTATTGAAAAAGATGATCAATACGTCTTCGTCGCTGAGCTACCCGGTGTAGATAAAGAAGATATCAATGTCCAGCTGCAGGATGGTTTATTGACCATTGAAGCTAAGGTGCATGAAGAAAAAGAATCTGAAGTAGATAATGTTATCAAAAAAGAAATAAGAAGTGGTTTCTTTAGCCGCAGTATTAATGTGGGAAAAAATATTAAAGAAGAAGAAATAAAAGCCGAACTAGTAAATGGTTTATTGAAACTTACAGCCCCAAAAGCAAAACCAGCTGGTCACGAAGTTCACAAAATTGAAATATCATAA
- a CDS encoding DMT family transporter: protein MPASLCLIIATFLWGSSFVALKYAIEFYDPTFVIFLRMLITLITCTFFWRWIKRFSYRKGDWKFLISMSLAEPCLYFLFEGIALQNTSASQAGVLVSCLPILIAILAFYILREQLSKAILAGFTLCISGSILLTIMSPSSAHASNPLLGNFVEFLAMICAAYYSVSIKYLSGRYSPFALIALQGLSGTLFFAPFLLFNDLPVTHNSNALLNILYLGTVVTFGAYGLYNYALTRVSVLTAASFSNLIPIFSLMLSAIILGERLNSAQWLSIAIVFLGIIISQKHKSVTPASAEIQSI from the coding sequence ATGCCGGCCAGTTTATGTTTAATTATTGCTACATTTTTGTGGGGAAGTTCATTTGTGGCATTAAAATATGCCATTGAATTTTATGATCCGACTTTTGTTATTTTTTTAAGAATGTTAATTACATTAATTACTTGTACTTTTTTTTGGCGTTGGATAAAACGTTTCAGCTATCGAAAGGGAGACTGGAAATTTTTGATCTCTATGTCACTGGCGGAGCCCTGTTTATATTTTTTATTTGAGGGTATTGCGCTGCAAAATACCTCTGCATCACAAGCGGGGGTATTAGTCTCATGTTTACCTATTTTAATTGCGATACTTGCATTTTATATTTTAAGAGAACAATTATCTAAAGCGATTCTGGCAGGTTTTACCTTGTGCATTTCGGGTAGTATTTTATTAACTATTATGTCCCCCAGCTCAGCACATGCAAGTAATCCATTACTGGGTAATTTTGTAGAGTTTTTAGCCATGATCTGTGCTGCCTATTATTCCGTCAGTATTAAATATCTTTCAGGGCGTTATTCACCTTTTGCGTTGATTGCACTACAGGGATTAAGTGGGACACTGTTTTTTGCACCCTTTTTGCTGTTTAATGATCTGCCTGTTACACATAATAGTAATGCACTCCTTAATATTCTTTACTTGGGGACAGTGGTCACCTTTGGGGCCTATGGTTTATACAATTATGCATTGACAAGAGTGTCAGTATTAACGGCGGCTTCTTTTTCTAACTTAATACCCATATTTTCGCTAATGTTATCTGCAATAATATTGGGTGAGAGATTAAATAGTGCTCAATGGCTGAGTATCGCTATTGTATTCTTAGGCATTATCATTAGTCAGAAACATAAATCCGTTACGCCGGCGAGTGCTGAAATCCAAAGTATATAA
- a CDS encoding Gfo/Idh/MocA family protein, with protein MINFAVIGSNWITEKFINGTLVNNDLNLTAVYSRTLKTAQNFAGKFNVQQCFDDLQALSQCDDIDAVYIASPNALHFEHALLMLEKGKHVICEKPLASNIQEVDALYQAATANNVILFEAYKTAYLPNFAQIKNNLSKIGKLRKAHINYCQYSSRYQKYLNGENPNTFNPYFSNGSIMDIGYYCVAFTIALFGKPQHIQADAVLLNSGVDGCGAVLLNYGDFSVTIDHSKISRSDLLSEIQGEQGNLLIKQVSECTEVTLITDIVTDLTQDQHENSMSYEASFFAQQIKQGKMDLQSVERSKITSAVITEIRRLTGVKFPADNQ; from the coding sequence ATGATTAATTTTGCCGTTATCGGTAGCAACTGGATAACTGAAAAGTTTATTAACGGGACATTAGTTAATAATGACCTGAACTTAACAGCCGTTTATTCCCGCACCTTAAAGACAGCACAAAACTTTGCCGGTAAATTTAACGTGCAACAGTGCTTTGATGACCTGCAGGCATTAAGTCAATGTGACGATATTGATGCGGTTTATATTGCCAGCCCGAATGCTTTACACTTTGAACATGCTTTATTGATGTTGGAAAAGGGTAAACATGTTATTTGTGAAAAACCCTTAGCGTCCAATATCCAGGAGGTTGATGCACTTTATCAAGCGGCGACTGCAAACAATGTTATTTTGTTTGAAGCCTATAAGACAGCTTATTTGCCAAATTTTGCACAAATAAAAAATAATCTCTCTAAAATCGGTAAATTACGTAAAGCGCATATTAATTACTGCCAATATTCCTCCCGTTACCAAAAATATCTCAATGGTGAAAATCCAAATACCTTTAACCCGTATTTTTCTAACGGCTCAATTATGGATATTGGTTATTACTGCGTGGCTTTTACTATTGCCCTGTTTGGTAAACCGCAGCATATTCAAGCCGATGCGGTTTTACTCAATTCCGGCGTAGATGGTTGTGGCGCTGTTCTGCTAAACTATGGCGATTTTTCGGTCACTATTGACCATTCAAAAATAAGTCGTTCAGACTTACTAAGCGAAATACAAGGTGAACAAGGTAATTTATTGATTAAACAGGTCTCTGAATGTACAGAGGTCACTTTAATAACTGACATTGTCACCGATTTAACGCAGGATCAGCACGAAAACAGCATGAGCTACGAAGCCAGTTTTTTTGCCCAACAAATTAAACAGGGAAAAATGGATTTACAAAGCGTTGAACGCTCTAAAATAACCTCAGCTGTTATTACCGAAATTCGCCGTTTAACGGGTGTTAAATTCCCGGCGGACAATCAATAG
- a CDS encoding NUDIX hydrolase — translation MRLLKTTIHPDIASLNKSTFLRNAARAIVLKGDMILMLYTARYHDYTLPGGGVDKEEGLVEGLVRELQEETGAQNIRGIQAFGLYEEFRPWHKDGFEIMHMKSYCYICDIDTKLGVTNYEDYEIRNGMKPVWLNIYDAIKHNQQTLLNSDKKGLSVERETFLLQLIAAELLAEKQQVNAN, via the coding sequence ATGCGCTTGTTAAAAACCACCATTCACCCAGATATCGCTTCATTAAATAAAAGTACATTTTTGCGTAATGCCGCCCGGGCAATTGTATTAAAAGGTGATATGATTTTAATGCTTTATACCGCCCGTTACCACGATTACACCCTGCCTGGTGGGGGTGTTGATAAAGAGGAAGGCTTGGTTGAAGGATTAGTACGCGAGCTGCAGGAGGAAACTGGGGCACAAAATATACGTGGAATACAAGCGTTTGGTTTATACGAAGAATTCCGCCCCTGGCATAAAGACGGTTTTGAAATCATGCACATGAAATCATATTGTTATATTTGTGATATTGATACAAAATTAGGTGTAACAAATTATGAAGATTATGAAATAAGAAACGGCATGAAGCCGGTTTGGTTAAATATTTATGATGCAATAAAACATAACCAACAAACGCTATTAAACAGTGATAAAAAAGGATTATCTGTCGAGCGTGAAACCTTTTTATTACAATTAATTGCCGCTGAGTTACTGGCAGAAAAACAGCAGGTTAACGCGAATTAA
- a CDS encoding Tex family protein: protein MKTTTPPVSQQLANEVNLPLMQVNAFITLYDDGNTVPFIARYRKEVTQGLDDIQLRLLETRLIYLRELDIRRQSILKAIVALGKLTPDLNLKIKQCNNKSTLEDLYLPYKSKRVSKGELAIEAGLEPLADKLWMQADGDANILGKQYINPKKGVSDIESVLEGALSICMERIVNDPQLLGKLRHYLSANAAFECKVAKGKEEQAVKYKDYFDYQEPLHKIPAHRFLAILRGKKEGLLKLDLNADPKQDKKTKSSYCESLIAHHLGFSWLQLPANNWRKKVIQKAWKGKLAGQLETQLITRLKDDAHENAMDNFASNLKALLMAAPAGPKVTLGLDPGLRTGCKLAVVDSTGKLLAYQTIYPHQPVNKTQQAAQEMLKLIKEFKVELIAIGNGTASRESDDFIRDTLAQQNLEVSTVIVSEAGASVYSASELASLEFPDIDVSIRGAVSIARRLQDPLAELVKIDAKAIGVGLYQHDVNQSSLSQRLGSVVEDCVNSVGVDLNSASVSLLARVAGLNQTIAKNIVSYRDLNGAFKSRQALQKVSRLGDKAYQQSAGFLRINNALNPLDNSAVHPEAYNLVKRIAAQEGVKVQQLLNNSDLLNSLDAQNYADQTFGVISVREIVKELAKPKRDPRPDFQRVDFAKNINKISDLQEGMLLQGVISNVTNFGAFVDIGVHQDGLVHISQLADNFVSDPFAIVKVGQLVNVRVVEIDVQRKRIALSMRLAVKA from the coding sequence ATGAAAACAACGACACCGCCAGTTAGTCAACAGCTTGCAAATGAAGTTAATCTTCCACTTATGCAAGTTAACGCCTTTATTACACTCTATGACGATGGTAATACCGTGCCTTTTATTGCCCGTTATCGCAAAGAGGTAACCCAAGGCCTGGATGATATTCAACTGCGCCTGCTGGAGACGCGCTTAATTTATTTGCGTGAATTAGATATTCGTCGTCAGAGTATTCTGAAAGCCATTGTTGCATTGGGGAAATTAACCCCGGATTTAAACCTTAAAATTAAGCAGTGTAATAATAAAAGTACACTTGAAGATCTTTATCTGCCCTATAAGAGTAAACGCGTCAGTAAAGGCGAATTAGCGATTGAAGCGGGTCTTGAACCCCTTGCGGATAAATTGTGGATGCAGGCTGATGGTGATGCAAATATTCTAGGCAAGCAGTATATTAACCCAAAAAAAGGGGTTTCTGATATTGAAAGCGTCTTAGAGGGTGCCCTCTCTATTTGCATGGAACGCATTGTTAACGATCCGCAATTGCTTGGAAAACTGCGTCATTATCTCTCGGCCAATGCCGCTTTTGAATGCAAAGTAGCGAAGGGTAAAGAAGAGCAAGCGGTTAAATATAAAGACTATTTTGATTATCAGGAACCTCTGCATAAAATTCCTGCACACCGATTTTTAGCCATCCTGCGTGGTAAAAAAGAGGGGCTGCTTAAACTTGATCTAAATGCCGATCCCAAACAGGATAAAAAAACCAAATCATCCTATTGTGAAAGTTTAATCGCCCATCATTTAGGTTTTTCCTGGTTGCAGTTGCCGGCCAATAATTGGCGCAAAAAAGTGATTCAAAAAGCCTGGAAGGGCAAATTAGCCGGGCAGTTGGAAACGCAGTTAATCACACGCTTAAAAGATGATGCCCATGAAAATGCCATGGATAATTTTGCGTCTAATTTAAAAGCGCTGTTAATGGCCGCGCCCGCAGGGCCCAAAGTGACCTTAGGGTTAGATCCTGGCTTGCGCACAGGCTGCAAATTAGCCGTCGTTGATAGTACCGGTAAGCTACTGGCTTATCAGACTATCTACCCGCATCAACCGGTTAATAAAACCCAACAGGCAGCACAGGAAATGCTTAAATTAATTAAAGAATTTAAGGTAGAACTGATCGCCATTGGCAATGGTACGGCATCGCGGGAATCCGATGATTTTATCCGCGATACCTTAGCGCAGCAGAATCTGGAGGTAAGCACGGTTATCGTCAGTGAAGCCGGCGCATCGGTTTATTCGGCCTCAGAGCTTGCATCTCTCGAGTTTCCTGATATCGATGTTTCGATTAGAGGAGCGGTTTCCATTGCCCGGCGATTGCAGGATCCTTTAGCTGAGCTGGTTAAAATAGATGCCAAAGCGATCGGTGTAGGCTTATATCAGCACGACGTTAACCAAAGCAGTTTAAGCCAGCGTTTGGGCAGTGTGGTCGAAGATTGTGTTAATTCCGTGGGAGTCGATTTAAACAGTGCCTCTGTCTCTTTACTTGCACGTGTGGCTGGATTGAATCAAACGATTGCTAAAAATATCGTCAGTTATCGTGACCTGAATGGTGCCTTTAAGTCGCGCCAAGCGCTGCAAAAAGTCTCGCGCTTAGGCGATAAAGCTTATCAGCAAAGTGCCGGGTTTTTACGGATAAATAATGCGCTTAATCCCCTTGATAATTCTGCCGTTCATCCTGAAGCTTATAATCTGGTCAAACGTATTGCGGCGCAGGAAGGGGTTAAAGTGCAGCAGTTATTAAATAATTCAGATTTGTTAAATTCGCTTGATGCACAGAACTATGCCGATCAGACCTTTGGTGTTATCAGTGTCCGAGAAATTGTTAAAGAGCTTGCCAAGCCTAAACGCGATCCCAGACCGGATTTTCAGCGGGTCGATTTTGCAAAAAACATTAATAAAATTTCGGATTTACAGGAAGGTATGCTGCTGCAGGGGGTTATTTCTAATGTGACCAATTTTGGCGCATTTGTTGATATAGGCGTCCATCAGGATGGACTCGTGCATATCTCCCAACTTGCCGATAATTTTGTCAGTGATCCCTTCGCCATTGTGAAAGTCGGGCAGTTGGTTAATGTCCGGGTTGTTGAGATTGACGTACAAAGAAAACGCATTGCACTGAGCATGCGCCTTGCAGTTAAAGCCTGA
- a CDS encoding nucleoside deaminase, with amino-acid sequence MFLQPSEISFKLPGWIDLFSQRYVSSTDLNIRMAFVISAAKKNVEQGSGGPFAAAVFEIETGKLVSLGVNLVTTQGLSILHAEIVALVAAQRKLRTYDLAITRHELVTSAEPCAMCLGAISWSGVCHVATAATDQDVSAIGFDEGPKPNNWIKSLKARGIKVSTNIQREFSCSVLQLYIINNGCIYNSGKS; translated from the coding sequence ATGTTCTTGCAACCATCTGAAATTAGTTTTAAGTTACCTGGCTGGATAGACCTTTTTTCTCAACGCTATGTTTCAAGTACCGATCTAAATATACGCATGGCTTTTGTTATTTCAGCCGCGAAAAAGAATGTTGAGCAAGGGAGCGGGGGACCTTTTGCTGCAGCTGTCTTTGAGATCGAAACAGGCAAACTGGTTTCCCTTGGTGTTAACTTAGTGACAACACAGGGTTTGTCTATTCTGCATGCGGAAATAGTCGCGCTAGTCGCTGCTCAAAGGAAGCTTCGCACCTATGATCTCGCCATTACCCGGCATGAATTAGTCACCAGCGCGGAGCCCTGTGCAATGTGCCTAGGCGCTATTTCATGGTCAGGAGTGTGCCATGTTGCAACAGCCGCGACAGATCAAGACGTAAGCGCTATTGGCTTTGATGAAGGCCCGAAACCAAACAATTGGATTAAATCCTTAAAGGCCAGAGGAATAAAGGTGAGTACAAATATTCAACGAGAATTTTCCTGCTCAGTTTTACAGTTATATATTATAAATAATGGCTGTATTTATAATTCAGGGAAAAGTTAA
- a CDS encoding DUF2913 family protein: MIQFSTEIYKLITTALTELSDSHDSGRTPHNPLSEAHYLGAWITTAMKKKRFDAIVAPTLQVWQRQARSLGKNAGLKRQFTYLEKCYSEVMDEQKEVRPVNKSQLEKLFAGLEEDQWLVTTDLPVGERLNRHSGGKESLIVCAQQLLDCFDEQGTLIKPISLYIRGTLPKIIDLAFAQDLLLHKITDYKSKVKYHGEFIVYPNNDGRSLPEFPENNSEKS, from the coding sequence ATGATTCAATTCTCCACTGAAATTTACAAACTGATTACCACCGCTTTAACTGAATTATCTGATTCTCATGATTCTGGTAGAACACCCCATAACCCGCTGAGTGAAGCACATTATTTAGGCGCTTGGATTACAACTGCCATGAAAAAGAAACGTTTTGACGCTATTGTTGCCCCTACTTTGCAGGTTTGGCAAAGACAAGCGCGCAGTCTTGGCAAAAACGCAGGACTAAAACGACAGTTTACTTATTTAGAAAAGTGTTACAGCGAAGTGATGGATGAGCAAAAAGAGGTTCGCCCCGTCAATAAAAGCCAACTGGAAAAACTTTTCGCCGGGCTTGAAGAAGATCAATGGTTGGTGACAACTGATTTACCGGTTGGGGAAAGACTTAACCGACACAGTGGCGGCAAAGAGTCATTAATCGTTTGTGCACAGCAACTGCTCGATTGTTTTGATGAGCAAGGAACGTTAATCAAGCCGATCTCTTTATATATCCGAGGTACTCTTCCCAAGATTATTGATCTTGCGTTCGCACAGGATCTGCTTTTACATAAAATAACCGATTATAAATCTAAAGTGAAATATCACGGCGAGTTTATCGTTTATCCAAATAACGATGGCAGATCTTTACCTGAATTCCCTGAAAACAACAGCGAAAAATCTTAA
- a CDS encoding DEAD/DEAH box helicase translates to MSVDAIGLSAELLKAVKACGYKNLTPIQQQAIPIIRSGSDLLASAQTGTGKTAAFTLPILDILAKNANEKPTTNTTIKALILTPTRELAAQVAANVKEYSQFLPLTSGVVSGGRSMDSQTKMLKVGVDVLVATPGRLLEHLTLRNVDLSHVKYLTLDEADRMLDLGFLTDIQKLMEAIKQKHQTLMFSATFSNKVKTLAKQILTTPKTLEISPQNSTAGKVKQQVYWVSETRKNELLSELIGVKNWKQVLVFAGTKESANLLAKELQLDGIKTAVCHGDKTQGARNQAIQKFTEGSVRVLVATDVAARGLDIPDLPYVVNFHLPFLAEDYIHRIGRTARAGKSGTAVSLVSPKDEQFLDNIETLIGRKFERIVYPGYEIDSSLPGYYEQSSDKPLKKSRYKATQERNKMLEIQRAKNTPAAIRREKNKNKKQR, encoded by the coding sequence ATGAGTGTTGATGCAATAGGTTTATCTGCCGAGTTATTAAAAGCTGTCAAAGCTTGCGGATATAAAAATTTAACCCCGATTCAGCAGCAGGCAATTCCGATTATCCGTAGCGGGTCGGATCTGCTTGCAAGTGCACAAACAGGGACAGGTAAAACAGCGGCTTTTACCCTGCCTATTCTGGATATATTAGCAAAAAATGCGAATGAAAAGCCAACAACAAATACAACAATTAAAGCCTTAATACTGACACCTACGCGTGAATTAGCAGCCCAAGTTGCAGCGAATGTAAAGGAATACAGTCAGTTTTTACCGCTAACATCCGGTGTTGTTTCGGGTGGCCGCAGTATGGACTCACAAACCAAAATGCTTAAAGTCGGCGTTGATGTATTAGTCGCAACACCGGGTCGTCTGCTTGAACACTTAACCTTACGAAATGTCGATCTTTCCCATGTTAAGTATCTTACGCTTGATGAAGCTGATCGTATGTTAGACCTGGGTTTCTTAACTGACATACAAAAATTGATGGAAGCGATTAAACAAAAACACCAGACTTTAATGTTTTCCGCCACTTTTTCAAATAAAGTTAAAACATTAGCAAAACAGATATTAACCACCCCAAAAACATTAGAGATCTCACCGCAGAACTCAACTGCTGGTAAGGTAAAACAACAGGTTTATTGGGTATCTGAAACCCGTAAGAATGAACTCTTATCTGAGCTGATTGGGGTTAAAAACTGGAAACAAGTGTTGGTCTTTGCGGGCACCAAAGAAAGCGCCAATCTGTTAGCAAAAGAGTTACAGCTAGACGGAATCAAAACGGCCGTTTGCCATGGAGATAAAACCCAAGGCGCACGTAATCAAGCGATCCAAAAGTTTACTGAAGGCAGTGTCCGTGTGTTAGTGGCGACAGATGTGGCAGCACGTGGCCTTGATATTCCTGATTTACCCTACGTGGTCAACTTCCATCTTCCATTTTTAGCTGAAGATTATATTCATCGTATTGGCCGTACAGCGCGGGCAGGTAAAAGTGGTACAGCGGTATCATTAGTCAGCCCGAAAGATGAGCAATTTTTAGATAATATCGAAACGCTAATTGGCCGTAAGTTTGAACGCATTGTGTATCCGGGTTATGAGATTGATAGCTCCCTGCCCGGCTATTATGAGCAATCTAGTGACAAACCGCTGAAAAAAAGTCGTTACAAAGCAACGCAAGAGCGCAATAAAATGCTTGAGATCCAAAGAGCAAAAAATACACCTGCGGCCATTCGCAGAGAAAAGAACAAAAATAAAAAGCAAAGATAA
- a CDS encoding potassium channel family protein, giving the protein MTDKPSQTGFGQQLRKQIDFLYNGASTRARNFRWGLLAFDGMTILYFVVGSFFPSLHSQYLLEQGIGIIYLLEFCARLSISKKRLRDIFHPVGLADLIVIASLLVPSLLGNLSFLRVLRSLRLLRSYRMLKNLRGQSTFVRLHEDIIFSIVNLLVFIFVITAIVYVSQVGVNPDIKSYVDALYFTISTLTTTGFGDITLIGTSGHLLAVLIMIFGISLFLRLIQTIFRPEKIPYECPTCGLNRHDIDAVHCKHCGQVLRITTEGSN; this is encoded by the coding sequence ATGACTGATAAGCCCTCTCAGACCGGCTTTGGGCAACAACTTCGTAAGCAAATTGATTTTCTCTATAATGGAGCGAGCACAAGGGCGCGCAATTTTCGTTGGGGGTTACTCGCCTTTGATGGTATGACTATCCTTTATTTCGTCGTAGGCTCATTTTTTCCGAGTCTGCATAGTCAGTATCTGCTGGAGCAGGGCATTGGTATTATCTATCTGCTCGAATTTTGTGCCCGCCTGTCTATCAGCAAAAAACGACTTCGAGATATCTTTCATCCGGTGGGATTGGCTGATTTGATAGTCATTGCCTCATTGCTGGTTCCCTCGCTGTTGGGTAATTTAAGTTTTCTGCGCGTCTTACGCTCACTGCGATTACTGCGCTCTTACCGCATGCTTAAAAATCTGCGTGGGCAATCAACTTTTGTTCGTTTACATGAAGATATCATTTTCAGCATCGTTAACCTGTTGGTATTTATTTTTGTCATTACCGCGATCGTCTATGTCAGTCAGGTAGGCGTCAACCCTGACATAAAAAGTTATGTCGATGCCTTGTATTTTACTATCTCGACGTTAACAACAACCGGTTTTGGTGACATCACGCTAATCGGTACCAGCGGGCATCTTCTGGCGGTGCTGATCATGATTTTCGGTATTTCTCTGTTCTTGCGCCTGATTCAAACTATTTTCCGGCCTGAGAAAATACCCTATGAATGTCCTACCTGCGGGCTAAATCGTCACGATATTGATGCTGTCCATTGCAAACATTGCGGGCAGGTGTTACGCATCACCACTGAAGGCAGTAATTAG
- a CDS encoding tRNA (adenine(22)-N(1))-methyltransferase, giving the protein MNYKIKMSRRLQQIDAMISQSYQHIWDCCCDHGFLGLSLLKRQAADTVHFVDIVPALLRQLESDLKIHYGQVQNRSRWNVHCSDVINLPLTSVSENPESDKHLIIIAGVGGELSIELMTAILSQFSNYPLEFILCPVHHNYKVREFLISRQLGLIAESLIIENKRGYEILHVALNVTEPITRVGSKMWDFSQKEHIDYLQKSIKHYQRIAKNPQQDVQAIITQYQSLRTPIDSAY; this is encoded by the coding sequence ATGAATTATAAGATTAAAATGAGTCGCCGTTTACAACAAATCGACGCTATGATAAGTCAATCTTACCAGCATATTTGGGATTGCTGTTGTGATCACGGTTTTCTCGGGTTAAGCCTGTTAAAGCGGCAGGCCGCCGATACGGTGCACTTTGTGGATATTGTGCCGGCGTTACTGAGACAATTAGAATCAGACTTAAAAATCCATTATGGGCAGGTGCAAAACAGAAGCCGATGGAATGTGCACTGCAGCGATGTTATAAATTTACCCCTGACGAGCGTCTCTGAAAACCCGGAGAGTGATAAACACTTAATTATTATTGCAGGTGTTGGGGGAGAGCTGAGCATTGAGCTAATGACGGCTATTTTAAGCCAGTTTTCAAATTACCCGTTAGAGTTTATTTTGTGCCCCGTTCATCATAATTATAAAGTGCGTGAATTTTTAATCAGCAGGCAGTTAGGTTTGATCGCTGAAAGTCTGATTATTGAAAATAAACGCGGTTATGAAATATTGCACGTAGCCTTAAATGTGACTGAGCCTATTACTAGGGTGGGTTCAAAAATGTGGGATTTTTCACAGAAAGAGCATATTGATTATCTGCAGAAGAGCATTAAACATTACCAGCGCATTGCCAAAAATCCCCAGCAGGATGTGCAGGCGATTATTACTCAGTATCAAAGCTTACGCACACCTATTGATTCTGCGTATTGA